In Pseudomonas sp. GCEP-101, one DNA window encodes the following:
- the pstB gene encoding phosphate ABC transporter ATP-binding protein PstB encodes MQHETATHGIDIGALGRGDRQGMNLESETVALEVPGLSLFYGEKQALFDVSMNIPKQRVTAFIGPSGCGKSTLLRCFNRMNDLVDGCHVKGEIRLDGHNIFAKNVDVAELRRRVGMVFQKPNPFPKSIYENVVYGLRIQGINKKRVLDEAVEWALKGAALWDEVKDRLHESALGLSGGQQQRLVIARTIAVEPEVLLLDEPCSALDPISTLKIEELIYELKSKFTIVIVTHNMQQAARVSDYTAFMYMGKLIEFGDTDTLFTNPAKKQTEDYITGRYG; translated from the coding sequence ATGCAACACGAAACCGCAACCCACGGCATCGACATCGGCGCGCTCGGCCGCGGCGACCGCCAGGGCATGAACCTGGAAAGCGAAACCGTCGCCCTCGAAGTGCCCGGCCTGAGCCTGTTCTACGGCGAGAAGCAGGCGTTGTTCGACGTCAGCATGAACATTCCGAAGCAGCGCGTGACCGCCTTCATCGGCCCGTCCGGCTGCGGCAAGTCCACCCTGCTGCGCTGCTTCAACCGCATGAACGACCTGGTCGATGGCTGCCATGTGAAGGGCGAGATCCGCCTCGACGGGCACAACATCTTCGCCAAGAACGTCGACGTCGCCGAACTGCGCCGCCGCGTCGGCATGGTGTTCCAGAAGCCCAACCCGTTCCCCAAGAGCATCTACGAGAACGTGGTGTACGGCCTGCGCATCCAGGGCATCAACAAGAAGCGCGTGCTCGACGAAGCCGTCGAGTGGGCCCTCAAGGGCGCCGCGCTGTGGGACGAAGTGAAGGACCGCCTGCATGAGTCCGCCCTCGGCCTGTCCGGTGGCCAGCAGCAGCGCCTGGTCATCGCCCGCACCATCGCCGTGGAGCCGGAAGTCCTGCTGCTCGACGAACCCTGCTCGGCGCTGGACCCGATCTCCACCCTGAAGATCGAAGAGCTGATCTACGAGCTGAAATCCAAGTTCACCATCGTCATCGTCACCCACAACATGCAGCAGGCCGCGCGCGTTTCCGACTACACGGCGTTCATGTACATGGGCAAGCTGATCGAGTTCGGCGATACCGATACCCTGTTCACCAACCCGGCCAAGAAGCAGACGGAAGACTACATCACCGGTCGCTACGGTTGA
- the pstA gene encoding phosphate ABC transporter permease PstA — protein sequence MKQKQESVKAWFASGTPWVWMNAGAVSIAVIMTIGLLAVIAVRGLGHFWPADVIEATYSVPGEAAKTLIGEEVQVEQVPRARLRGAGLPVPDDGPEFMTRELLKLGNRDLYGSDFSWVIGEWLGDKRHPAELVTLERREWGNFYGYLLSVKENGKVVAEGAGAMAELQTRLKRVDELYAKLYQLEKKDIGGINHGLERLRLKERGLQLNNKLDATAEADIAAGRAELNAQYKVLEEQLNALHAEFNRDSIVMRDASGQQTEISVGKLVHAYQPNQMGVGAKLSFYFKKLWEFLSDDPREANTEGGIFPAIFGTVMMTLVMAVIVTPFGVIAAVYLREYARQGLLTRIIRIAVNNLAGVPAIVYGVFGLGFFVYVLGGSLDRMFFPEALPAPTFGTPGLFWASLTLAILAVPVVIVATEEGLARIPRATREGSLALGATKAETLWKVVLPMASPAMMTGLILAVARAAGEVAPLMLVGVVKLAPALPVDGNYPYVHLDQKIMHLGFHIYDVGFQSPNVEAARPLVYATALLLVMVIALLNFSAIAIRNRLREKYKALEN from the coding sequence GTGAAACAGAAACAGGAATCCGTCAAAGCGTGGTTCGCCAGCGGTACTCCCTGGGTGTGGATGAACGCAGGGGCGGTGTCCATCGCCGTGATCATGACCATCGGCCTGCTCGCCGTGATCGCCGTGCGCGGCCTCGGCCACTTCTGGCCGGCGGATGTGATCGAGGCGACCTACAGCGTCCCGGGTGAAGCCGCCAAGACCCTGATCGGCGAAGAAGTCCAGGTCGAGCAGGTGCCGCGTGCCCGCCTGCGTGGCGCCGGCCTGCCGGTGCCGGACGACGGCCCGGAGTTCATGACCCGCGAGCTGCTCAAGCTGGGTAACCGCGACCTCTATGGCAGCGACTTCTCCTGGGTGATCGGCGAATGGCTGGGCGACAAGCGCCATCCGGCCGAGCTGGTGACCCTGGAGCGCCGCGAGTGGGGCAACTTCTACGGCTACCTGCTGAGCGTGAAGGAAAATGGCAAGGTGGTCGCCGAAGGCGCAGGCGCCATGGCCGAGCTGCAGACCCGCCTCAAGCGCGTCGATGAGCTCTACGCCAAGCTCTACCAGCTGGAGAAGAAGGACATCGGCGGCATCAACCACGGCCTGGAGCGTCTGCGCCTGAAGGAACGTGGCCTGCAGCTGAACAACAAGCTGGACGCCACTGCCGAGGCCGATATCGCCGCCGGCCGTGCCGAGCTGAACGCCCAGTACAAGGTACTGGAGGAACAGCTCAACGCCCTGCACGCGGAGTTCAACCGCGACAGCATCGTCATGCGCGACGCCTCCGGCCAGCAGACCGAGATCAGCGTCGGCAAGCTGGTGCATGCCTACCAGCCCAACCAGATGGGCGTGGGCGCCAAGCTGAGCTTCTACTTCAAGAAGCTGTGGGAATTCCTCAGCGACGATCCGCGTGAAGCCAACACCGAGGGCGGTATCTTCCCGGCCATCTTCGGCACCGTGATGATGACCCTGGTAATGGCGGTGATCGTCACCCCGTTCGGCGTGATCGCCGCGGTCTACCTGCGCGAATACGCTCGCCAGGGCCTGCTGACCCGGATCATCCGCATCGCGGTGAACAACCTCGCGGGCGTCCCGGCGATCGTCTACGGCGTGTTCGGCCTGGGCTTCTTCGTCTACGTGCTGGGCGGCTCGCTCGACCGCATGTTCTTCCCCGAAGCCCTGCCGGCGCCGACCTTCGGCACGCCGGGGCTGTTCTGGGCCTCGCTGACCCTGGCCATCCTCGCGGTGCCGGTGGTGATCGTCGCCACCGAGGAAGGCCTGGCGCGTATCCCGCGGGCCACCCGCGAAGGCTCCCTCGCCCTGGGCGCGACCAAGGCCGAGACCTTGTGGAAAGTGGTCCTGCCGATGGCCAGCCCGGCGATGATGACCGGCCTGATCCTCGCCGTGGCTCGCGCCGCCGGTGAAGTGGCGCCGCTGATGCTGGTGGGCGTGGTGAAGCTGGCCCCGGCGCTGCCGGTGGACGGCAACTATCCCTATGTGCACCTGGACCAGAAGATCATGCACCTGGGCTTCCACATCTATGACGTCGGCTTCCAGAGCCCGAATGTCGAGGCCGCGCGCCCGCTGGTGTACGCCACCGCGCTGCTGCTGGTGATGGTGATCGCCCTGCTGAACTTCTCGGCCATCGCCATCCGTAACCGCCTGCGCGAAAAGTACAAGGCGCTGGAAAACTGA
- the phoU gene encoding phosphate signaling complex protein PhoU, with protein sequence MINKESLTHHISQQFNAELEDVRSHLLAMGGLVEKQVNDAVNALIDADSGLAQQVREIDDQINQMERNIDEECLRILARRQPAASDLRLIISISKSVIDLERIGDEASKIARRAIQLCEEGESPRGYVEVRHIGNQVRKMVQEALDAFARFDADLALSVAQYDKTVDREYKTALRELVTYMMEDPRAISRVLNVIWALRSLERIGDHARNIAELVIYLVRGTDVRHIGLTRMKEEVQGTAGKADKSE encoded by the coding sequence ATGATCAACAAAGAAAGCCTCACCCACCACATCTCCCAGCAGTTCAACGCTGAGCTGGAAGACGTGCGCAGCCATCTGCTGGCCATGGGCGGGCTGGTGGAGAAGCAGGTCAACGACGCCGTCAACGCGCTGATCGACGCCGACTCGGGCCTGGCGCAACAGGTGCGCGAGATCGACGACCAGATCAACCAGATGGAGCGCAACATCGACGAGGAGTGCCTGCGCATCCTCGCCCGCCGTCAGCCGGCCGCCTCCGACCTGCGCCTGATCATCAGCATCTCCAAGTCGGTGATCGACCTCGAGCGCATCGGCGACGAAGCCTCGAAGATCGCCCGCCGCGCCATCCAGCTGTGCGAGGAAGGCGAGTCGCCGCGCGGCTACGTCGAGGTCCGTCATATCGGCAACCAGGTGCGCAAGATGGTGCAGGAGGCGCTGGACGCCTTCGCCCGCTTCGACGCCGACCTGGCGCTGTCGGTGGCGCAGTACGACAAGACCGTCGACCGCGAGTACAAGACCGCCCTGCGCGAGCTGGTCACCTACATGATGGAAGACCCGCGCGCCATTTCCCGCGTGCTCAACGTCATCTGGGCCCTGCGCTCGCTGGAACGCATCGGCGACCACGCGCGCAACATCGCCGAACTGGTGATCTACCTGGTGCGCGGGACCGACGTCCGGCACATCGGCCTGACCCGCATGAAGGAAGAGGTTCAGGGCACCGCCGGCAAGGCCGACAAGTCCGAATAA